The Planococcus versutus genome contains a region encoding:
- a CDS encoding NETI motif-containing protein, producing MSKSTIWFEVEEHESISECLERMKAEGYAAVGRKEEPLFQEIGGQPVPIRQIVKFKGVKLKE from the coding sequence ATGAGTAAAAGTACAATCTGGTTTGAAGTGGAAGAACATGAATCTATTTCAGAATGTCTTGAAAGAATGAAGGCAGAAGGCTATGCTGCAGTCGGTCGAAAAGAAGAGCCTTTGTTTCAAGAGATTGGTGGTCAACCTGTTCCTATTAGGCAAATCGTTAAATTCAAAGGAGTTAAACTCAAAGAATAA
- a CDS encoding DUF2179 domain-containing protein, producing MVLIIFSINIVYVTFFTIRMIMTLKGYRYLAAGVSMIEVVIYIVGLGLVLDNLDQLQNLIAYALGYGSGVIIGSKIEEKMALGYITVNVITSEAGEYLPKMLREKGYGVTDWNANGRDGGRQSMQILTPRKMELKLYKAIQEIDPKAFIIAYEAKTIHGGFWVKTVKKGNLYK from the coding sequence ATGGTGCTAATCATTTTTTCAATCAATATTGTATATGTAACGTTTTTTACAATACGAATGATTATGACCTTAAAAGGCTATCGTTATTTAGCTGCCGGTGTCAGCATGATCGAAGTCGTTATTTATATAGTAGGACTTGGCTTGGTACTGGATAATCTTGATCAGCTTCAAAATCTGATTGCGTATGCGTTAGGTTACGGTTCGGGTGTTATTATCGGCTCCAAAATTGAAGAGAAAATGGCGCTAGGCTATATTACAGTCAATGTCATTACAAGTGAGGCTGGGGAATACCTTCCAAAGATGCTCCGTGAAAAAGGGTATGGTGTCACGGATTGGAATGCGAATGGACGAGATGGTGGACGACAATCCATGCAAATTTTAACGCCGCGTAAAATGGAGTTAAAATTGTATAAAGCTATTCAAGAAATCGATCCTAAAGCATTTATTATTGCCTATGAAGCAAAAACAATTCATGGGGGATTCTGGGTGAAAACAGTAAAGAAAGGAAATTTATATAAATGA
- a CDS encoding NCS2 family permease, which translates to MKKYFQFEELGTNYRREIIGGLTTFLAMAYILVVNPLTLTLESVPDLPDSMRMDYGAVFMATALAAAIGCLVMGILAKYPIALAPGMGLNAFFAYTVILTYGIPWQTALTGVLFSGLIFILLTLTGLRETIINAIPAELKYAVGAGIGLYITFIGLQNAEIIVDNPATLVGLGDLSNSSALLAIFGLVVTVIFMVRGIQGGIFFGILIAAVVGMIFGVVNLPSAVIDLSLPSMAPTFGVALEPIFNDFGSLMNIQFLVVVLTFLFVDFFDTAGTLVAVANQAGLMKDNKLPRASKALLADSIATVSGAIFGTSTTTSYIESTSGVAAGARSGFAAVVTGILFLLSIFFYPVLEVITSAVTAPALIIVGVLMVSALGKIDWSRFEIAVPAFLTMITMPLGYSIATGIAIGFIFYPITMLVAGKGKQIHPIMYGLFVIFILYFIFLV; encoded by the coding sequence ATGAAAAAATATTTTCAATTTGAAGAATTAGGAACGAATTACCGTAGAGAAATCATTGGCGGTTTAACAACGTTTTTAGCAATGGCATATATTCTTGTCGTTAACCCGTTAACTTTAACTTTAGAGTCAGTACCAGACCTACCCGATTCGATGCGTATGGATTATGGCGCTGTCTTTATGGCAACAGCATTAGCTGCAGCGATCGGATGTTTAGTGATGGGGATATTGGCGAAGTATCCAATCGCTTTAGCTCCAGGTATGGGCTTGAATGCATTCTTCGCGTACACAGTAATTTTAACTTACGGAATTCCTTGGCAAACAGCATTAACAGGTGTTTTATTTTCAGGTCTTATATTTATTTTGCTGACTTTAACGGGTCTTCGTGAAACAATCATTAATGCCATTCCGGCAGAATTAAAATACGCTGTTGGAGCGGGGATTGGTCTTTACATTACGTTTATCGGATTGCAAAACGCTGAAATTATTGTTGATAATCCAGCAACTTTGGTTGGATTAGGCGACCTTTCAAACAGTTCAGCATTACTTGCCATTTTTGGGTTAGTTGTTACGGTAATCTTTATGGTTCGAGGGATTCAAGGCGGAATCTTTTTCGGGATTTTAATCGCTGCGGTAGTTGGCATGATATTTGGTGTCGTCAACTTGCCGAGTGCAGTAATTGATTTGAGCCTTCCGAGCATGGCTCCGACTTTTGGCGTAGCGCTTGAACCCATTTTCAATGATTTTGGTTCATTAATGAATATTCAATTTCTAGTTGTTGTATTAACATTCTTGTTCGTTGATTTCTTTGATACTGCTGGGACATTGGTGGCTGTAGCAAACCAAGCCGGCTTGATGAAAGACAATAAACTACCGAGAGCAAGCAAAGCCTTATTAGCAGATTCAATTGCGACAGTTAGTGGAGCAATTTTCGGAACGTCAACGACGACTTCTTATATTGAATCTACTTCAGGAGTTGCAGCAGGAGCGCGTTCTGGTTTTGCGGCAGTTGTTACAGGAATATTGTTCCTTCTGTCAATATTCTTTTATCCAGTTCTTGAAGTAATAACAAGTGCAGTAACTGCGCCTGCTTTAATTATTGTAGGAGTCTTAATGGTTTCAGCATTAGGAAAAATTGATTGGTCTAGATTTGAAATTGCAGTACCGGCTTTCTTAACAATGATTACGATGCCACTTGGCTACAGCATTGCAACGGGAATTGCGATTGGTTTTATCTTCTATCCAATTACGATGCTTGTAGCAGGAAAAGGCAAACAGATTCATCCGATTATGTATGGGTTGTTTGTTATCTTTATACTGTACTTTATTTTCTTAGTTTGA
- the purE gene encoding 5-(carboxyamino)imidazole ribonucleotide mutase, with protein sequence MNPRIGVIMGSTSDWETMKHACDILDELGLSYEKKVVSAHRTPDLMFRYAEQARERGLHVIIAGAGGAAHLPGMVAAKTTLPVIGVPVQSKALNGLDSLLSIVQMPGGVPVATVAIGKAGAVNAGLLAAQILGTVDERAAQALQDRRNRTADAVLESSEDLV encoded by the coding sequence ATGAATCCGCGAATTGGCGTCATTATGGGAAGTACGAGTGATTGGGAAACAATGAAGCATGCGTGTGACATATTGGATGAACTGGGGTTGAGTTACGAGAAGAAAGTGGTTTCAGCACACCGGACACCGGATTTAATGTTCCGCTACGCTGAACAAGCGCGTGAACGCGGGTTGCACGTGATTATTGCAGGAGCTGGTGGTGCTGCTCATTTGCCAGGCATGGTAGCAGCCAAAACAACTTTACCGGTCATTGGTGTACCTGTTCAATCAAAAGCGTTAAACGGTTTAGATTCCTTGTTATCAATCGTTCAAATGCCTGGGGGAGTACCGGTTGCGACTGTAGCTATCGGCAAAGCAGGTGCAGTCAATGCGGGCTTGTTGGCAGCTCAAATACTCGGAACGGTTGATGAGCGTGCGGCACAGGCTTTACAAGATAGAAGAAATCGTACAGCTGATGCGGTGCTAGAGAGTTCGGAGGATTTGGTATGA
- a CDS encoding DUF58 domain-containing protein: MSESKKSIASWGRLILVLFILFLTFSFAMFQGGFVSWFIFYMSLPFIVYSILLSFYPMQDIRAHREIHTTQIRKGGSFSATAIIHRKIPFPLLYTVLSEQTHSSSLNKKIESQGSKMIVPGFRKSYSWTYVIDEMPRGEHVLEGIHLETADFFGWVKKIQLLPVQQTVLVYPNTVEITYRPMESRYDHGSMAAPFTLVKDTTMTSGLRDYQPGDRVSWIHWKSYARTQTLRTKEFEDRQSQDLFLLDDRNDTEKFELQVELVASILKAVVQANSSLAYLSVGRNRNYFPLVQTEAHLQRVMYHLAKVQSDLDKPVVQAIGRELQQMNTSSLLYVTSQLSMEMIESIRKNAKNLSNCMCLVVANKGEIILEKDENVHQYARSKGFVVKRVSPENFATVFTEVSR, encoded by the coding sequence ATGAGCGAGTCGAAAAAAAGTATAGCTTCATGGGGACGCTTGATTTTAGTCTTGTTTATTCTTTTTTTGACATTTTCTTTTGCAATGTTCCAAGGCGGATTTGTTAGTTGGTTTATTTTTTACATGTCTTTGCCATTTATTGTCTATTCGATCTTGCTGTCGTTTTATCCAATGCAAGATATCAGAGCCCACAGGGAAATCCATACAACTCAAATCCGAAAAGGTGGGAGCTTTTCTGCAACTGCCATCATCCACAGAAAAATTCCGTTTCCATTGCTTTATACTGTATTAAGTGAACAAACCCATTCCTCATCTTTGAATAAAAAAATAGAAAGTCAAGGCTCTAAAATGATCGTGCCAGGATTTCGTAAAAGCTATTCGTGGACTTATGTGATAGATGAAATGCCAAGAGGAGAGCATGTGTTAGAAGGAATACATTTAGAAACTGCAGATTTTTTCGGTTGGGTAAAGAAAATTCAATTATTACCTGTTCAACAAACCGTTTTAGTTTATCCCAATACAGTAGAAATTACTTACCGTCCAATGGAATCACGTTATGACCATGGATCAATGGCTGCTCCTTTTACGTTAGTAAAAGACACAACGATGACAAGTGGTCTTCGCGATTATCAACCAGGTGATCGTGTATCATGGATTCACTGGAAATCCTATGCACGTACGCAAACATTGCGAACAAAAGAGTTTGAAGACCGTCAGTCGCAAGATCTTTTTTTGCTAGATGACCGAAATGATACTGAGAAATTTGAATTGCAAGTAGAGTTAGTAGCTTCTATATTAAAAGCGGTTGTACAGGCTAATTCAAGTTTGGCTTATTTGTCTGTTGGTCGAAATCGTAATTATTTTCCATTAGTTCAAACAGAAGCGCATTTACAACGAGTAATGTATCATTTGGCAAAAGTACAAAGTGACTTAGATAAACCAGTTGTCCAAGCAATTGGACGAGAGCTTCAACAAATGAACACATCGAGTTTGTTATATGTGACAAGTCAACTTTCGATGGAAATGATCGAATCGATTCGAAAAAATGCTAAAAACTTAAGCAATTGCATGTGCTTAGTTGTAGCGAATAAAGGCGAAATCATACTGGAAAAAGATGAAAATGTACATCAATATGCCCGGTCTAAAGGTTTTGTTGTCAAGCGTGTTAGCCCTGAGAATTTTGCGACAGTGTTTACGGAGGTGAGCCGCTAA
- the purK gene encoding 5-(carboxyamino)imidazole ribonucleotide synthase — MTKTILPGQTIGIIGGGQLGRMMALAAKEAGFKIAVLDPAMDSPTGQVADIQIVGPFNDQHALEELAEASDVITYEFENIDVEGLSNLAKIAYVPQGSELIRVTQNRIFEKQAISEASVVVTDYITASSFEELKEKSHQLSFPFVVKTARGGYDGKGQQTVSSMEELSLVEELFANGDCVAEAFVEFTKEISVIIQRNVHGETAILPIGENIHKDHILHETIVPARIDKKTSDEAKRAAEKIAAHLEMVGTLAVEMFVLENGSILVNELAPRPHNSGHYSIEATNISQFHQHIRAICGWPLRQPILWSQAVMVNVLGEHIAPLASKIAQFPNWSIHLYGKDEAKQKRKMGHVTILTEDLEATLSEIDASGIWSE, encoded by the coding sequence ATGACAAAAACCATTTTACCTGGACAAACGATTGGCATTATCGGCGGAGGTCAATTGGGACGCATGATGGCACTTGCGGCAAAAGAAGCGGGTTTCAAAATCGCAGTTCTCGATCCGGCTATGGACTCACCTACCGGTCAAGTGGCAGACATCCAAATCGTTGGACCGTTTAATGATCAACATGCGTTAGAAGAATTGGCTGAAGCAAGCGACGTCATCACTTATGAATTTGAAAATATAGATGTTGAAGGATTATCGAACCTAGCAAAAATCGCTTATGTGCCGCAAGGTTCTGAATTGATTCGTGTGACACAAAATCGAATTTTTGAAAAACAAGCGATTTCTGAAGCTAGTGTCGTCGTGACAGATTATATTACCGCTTCTTCTTTTGAAGAGTTAAAAGAAAAAAGTCATCAATTGTCATTTCCTTTCGTTGTGAAAACAGCGCGCGGGGGATACGACGGCAAAGGGCAACAAACTGTTTCTTCTATGGAAGAACTTTCTTTAGTAGAAGAATTGTTCGCGAACGGCGACTGTGTGGCGGAAGCTTTTGTAGAATTTACGAAAGAGATTTCAGTCATTATCCAACGCAACGTACATGGCGAAACAGCTATTTTACCGATTGGTGAAAATATTCACAAAGATCATATTTTGCATGAAACCATAGTTCCGGCAAGAATCGATAAAAAGACAAGCGATGAAGCGAAAAGAGCTGCTGAGAAAATTGCCGCTCATCTTGAAATGGTTGGTACATTAGCGGTTGAAATGTTTGTGTTAGAAAATGGCAGCATCCTCGTCAATGAATTGGCGCCACGTCCCCATAATTCGGGTCATTATTCGATTGAAGCGACAAACATATCTCAATTTCATCAACACATCCGAGCGATTTGTGGATGGCCATTGAGACAGCCAATCCTTTGGTCTCAAGCCGTAATGGTCAACGTGCTAGGCGAGCATATCGCGCCACTGGCTTCAAAAATAGCACAATTTCCAAATTGGTCGATTCATTTGTACGGAAAAGACGAAGCAAAGCAGAAACGGAAGATGGGACATGTTACGATATTAACGGAAGACTTAGAGGCAACTTTAAGTGAAATTGATGCATCTGGCATTTGGTCAGAATAA
- a CDS encoding DUF4129 domain-containing transglutaminase family protein, protein MTSIRKNKFFMAILYILVFFMLVEWLTPVIVLTETGHQSLFLTFIAVGLLMAFLRVPWWISGPLKIIYIVWFVVFVYTGNLLFTGEAIAFLSADFGINFSALATQSWEQTTDVFRTVLFFVLLWMAIYLIHYWVSYRLSIFLFYLLTVIFIAVLDTFSPYSGDSAIIRIMVIGLLLAGLLYLVRWMEKHRISEQENKIAFFAIPLVILVATSTALALYLPKAAPIWPDPVPFITSFSGQGGVGSGGNIGRIGYGVDDSRLGGSFIGDDTPVLNAEVSEGQYWKVESKDIYTTKGWELTENVGQTIVYGNNETVDTEFVSNGEDFELANVSMEQNFPFVLYPYGTDSFSMEDSPDFQYSSADQRFETYQNGEAFEPKTYDVSFNEPIYSLKALRETNREDLAELPAEFDRYLQLPDELPQRVRDLAVEITGSTETVYEKALAIENYFNTSGFTYSQTDIPVPQGDEDYVDQFLFDTKRGYCDNFSTSMVVLLRSIDIPARWVKGFTEGELITSQEDTDLYQVTNNNAHSWVEAYMPGIGWMLFEPTIGFNGSASIDFDLDIDATNPELPKPEATPVEQESKTIDEEEATTSSTASVFKRFTNFVSENRGKLIWFVVGFTFIALILFKSRFKWMPKWLTVYYRMSKVRSNRFEKAYLHLLKQLELYGITRKPGQTLKSYAAYIDSFFGTHEMSELTQAYERMIYGDDAESIDWQELKESWENLINRTSG, encoded by the coding sequence ATGACTTCCATTCGAAAAAATAAGTTTTTCATGGCGATTTTATATATTTTGGTATTTTTTATGTTAGTGGAGTGGTTGACACCAGTCATTGTCTTAACTGAAACAGGGCATCAATCGTTGTTTTTGACTTTTATAGCGGTAGGGTTACTTATGGCGTTTTTAAGAGTTCCTTGGTGGATATCAGGACCTTTAAAAATTATTTACATAGTGTGGTTTGTTGTTTTTGTTTATACAGGTAATTTATTGTTTACAGGAGAAGCAATCGCTTTCCTTAGTGCCGATTTCGGTATTAATTTTTCAGCATTAGCTACACAAAGTTGGGAACAAACAACAGATGTGTTCCGAACCGTTTTGTTCTTTGTTTTGCTGTGGATGGCTATCTATTTGATTCATTACTGGGTTAGCTATCGATTGAGCATTTTTTTGTTTTATTTATTAACGGTAATATTTATCGCCGTACTGGATACATTCAGTCCGTATTCTGGCGATTCTGCCATTATTCGAATTATGGTTATTGGTCTTCTTCTTGCAGGGTTGTTGTATTTGGTGCGTTGGATGGAGAAACACCGAATTTCAGAGCAAGAAAATAAAATCGCATTTTTTGCAATTCCACTCGTGATTCTTGTGGCAACTTCGACGGCACTGGCTTTGTATTTACCAAAAGCTGCACCTATTTGGCCAGATCCTGTACCGTTCATCACTTCTTTTTCTGGACAAGGTGGAGTTGGGAGCGGAGGGAATATTGGTCGAATCGGATACGGAGTAGACGATTCTCGTTTAGGTGGCTCGTTTATTGGTGACGATACACCCGTTTTAAATGCAGAAGTATCAGAAGGACAATATTGGAAAGTCGAATCAAAAGATATTTACACAACAAAAGGTTGGGAACTGACAGAAAATGTCGGGCAAACTATTGTTTATGGCAATAACGAAACAGTAGATACCGAATTTGTTTCAAACGGGGAAGATTTTGAATTAGCAAATGTATCAATGGAACAAAACTTCCCGTTTGTGTTATACCCATATGGCACTGATTCTTTTTCGATGGAAGATTCACCAGACTTTCAATATAGTTCAGCAGACCAACGTTTTGAAACCTATCAAAATGGTGAAGCATTTGAACCTAAAACGTACGATGTCTCATTTAATGAGCCGATCTACAGTTTAAAAGCTTTACGGGAAACAAATAGAGAAGATTTAGCAGAGTTGCCTGCAGAATTTGACCGCTATCTACAATTACCTGACGAACTTCCTCAGCGTGTGAGGGATTTGGCTGTTGAAATTACTGGCAGTACTGAAACGGTCTATGAGAAGGCCTTGGCAATCGAAAATTATTTTAATACGTCTGGATTTACATACAGTCAGACAGATATTCCCGTGCCACAAGGTGATGAAGACTACGTAGATCAATTTTTATTTGATACTAAAAGAGGCTACTGCGATAACTTCTCAACTTCCATGGTCGTTTTACTGCGATCCATTGATATTCCTGCTCGTTGGGTCAAGGGGTTTACTGAAGGAGAATTAATCACTTCGCAAGAAGATACAGACTTGTACCAAGTGACAAATAACAATGCCCATTCGTGGGTAGAGGCATACATGCCAGGAATCGGTTGGATGTTATTCGAACCAACGATTGGGTTTAATGGTTCCGCGTCTATTGATTTCGATTTAGATATAGATGCAACAAATCCTGAACTGCCAAAACCTGAAGCGACTCCAGTAGAACAAGAATCCAAAACGATAGATGAAGAAGAAGCTACTACTTCTTCAACAGCAAGTGTTTTTAAGCGATTTACTAATTTCGTTTCCGAGAATCGCGGGAAACTTATTTGGTTTGTTGTTGGATTTACGTTCATTGCGCTCATTCTTTTCAAATCTCGTTTCAAGTGGATGCCAAAATGGCTCACAGTTTATTACCGAATGAGTAAAGTTCGTTCAAATCGTTTTGAAAAAGCATATCTTCATTTATTGAAACAATTGGAACTATACGGTATCACTAGAAAGCCAGGTCAAACATTAAAATCATACGCCGCGTACATCGATTCGTTTTTTGGAACACATGAAATGTCGGAGTTAACCCAGGCTTATGAACGTATGATTTATGGTGATGATGCTGAATCCATTGACTGGCAAGAGTTAAAGGAAAGTTGGGAAAACTTAATCAATAGGACAAGCGGTTGA
- a CDS encoding AAA family ATPase, producing the protein MNAKERLEKVIENIEKVIIGKRDVAELSIVAMLSHGHVLLEDVPGVGKTMLVRALAKSVGADFKRIQFTPDLLPSDVIGVSIYNPKDMEFHFRPGPIMGNIILADEINRTSPKTQSSLLEAMEEASVTIDGVTMQISKPFFVMATQNPIEYEGTYPLPEAQLDRFLLKVKMGYPTPKEEMEVLNRARVAAPIEELTAVISLEELLALQDQVKTIKVDETIQSYIVDLSRQTRQDAYVYLGVSPRGSIALMKASQAYALLKGRDFVTPDDVQYLAKFVFGHRIMLRSEARYDGITPEEITERIIAKTHVPVKRLVGK; encoded by the coding sequence ATGAATGCAAAAGAGCGGTTGGAAAAAGTGATTGAAAATATTGAAAAGGTCATTATCGGCAAACGTGATGTTGCGGAGTTGAGTATTGTTGCGATGCTTTCTCATGGTCATGTCTTATTAGAAGATGTACCAGGTGTCGGCAAGACTATGCTAGTCCGTGCTTTAGCGAAATCAGTGGGAGCCGATTTTAAGCGCATTCAATTTACACCTGACTTGCTACCGTCAGATGTTATTGGTGTATCGATTTATAACCCAAAAGACATGGAATTTCATTTTCGACCGGGTCCTATTATGGGGAATATCATTTTGGCGGATGAAATTAACCGTACTTCTCCGAAAACACAATCTTCATTGCTAGAGGCAATGGAAGAAGCATCTGTCACGATAGATGGAGTGACAATGCAAATCTCAAAACCGTTTTTTGTTATGGCGACTCAAAATCCGATTGAATACGAAGGAACCTACCCATTGCCTGAAGCGCAACTTGACCGTTTCTTATTAAAAGTGAAAATGGGGTATCCTACACCGAAAGAAGAAATGGAAGTCTTAAATCGCGCGCGTGTGGCTGCACCCATCGAGGAATTGACGGCTGTTATTTCTTTAGAAGAATTGTTAGCGCTTCAAGACCAAGTAAAAACCATTAAAGTAGATGAAACCATTCAGAGTTACATCGTTGATTTATCTAGACAAACTCGTCAAGATGCGTATGTATATCTGGGCGTAAGTCCGCGTGGTTCCATTGCGCTGATGAAAGCGTCACAGGCCTATGCTTTGTTGAAAGGACGCGATTTTGTAACGCCTGATGATGTGCAGTATTTAGCGAAGTTTGTTTTTGGTCACCGTATTATGTTACGTTCAGAAGCTCGTTACGATGGAATTACACCAGAAGAAATAACAGAACGTATAATCGCAAAAACACATGTCCCAGTTAAAAGGCTTGTTGGTAAATGA
- the guaA gene encoding glutamine-hydrolyzing GMP synthase — protein sequence MLKEQKKIVVLDFGSQYNQLITRRIREIGVYSELHPHTITAEEIKEMNATGIIFSGGPNSVYDENAFSIDDAIFEMGLPILGICYGMQLMALHLKGKVEKAQNREYGKAELKLTKDSKIFKDLPEEQIVWMSHGDLVTAAPPGFDVIGTSASCPIASMADESRGFYGVQFHPEVRHSIYGNDVLRKFVYDVCGMEDDWSMENYIELEIEKIREEVGDKKVLCALSGGVDSSVVAVLIHKAIGDQLTCMFVDHGLLRKGEAESVMKTFADEFNMNVIKIDARDRFMKKLEGVTDPEKKRKIIGNEFIYVFDDEASKLEGMDFLAQGTLYTDIIESGTTTAQTIKSHHNVGGLPDDMQFKLIEPLNTLFKDEVRVLGTELGMPEEIVWRQPFPGPGLGIRIMGAVTEEKLEIVRESDWILRDEIKKAGLDRDIWQYFTVLPDLRSVGVMGDARTYDYAIGIRAVTSIDGMTSDWARIPWDVLEKISVRLVNEVDHINRVLYDITSKPPATIEWE from the coding sequence ATGTTAAAAGAACAGAAAAAAATCGTCGTTTTGGATTTTGGAAGTCAATACAATCAGTTGATCACGCGCCGCATTCGTGAAATTGGTGTCTACAGTGAGCTTCATCCGCACACGATTACTGCTGAAGAAATCAAAGAAATGAACGCGACAGGGATTATTTTCTCGGGCGGTCCAAACTCTGTTTACGATGAAAACGCATTTTCAATCGATGATGCTATTTTTGAAATGGGCTTACCGATTTTAGGAATTTGCTATGGCATGCAATTAATGGCATTGCATTTAAAAGGAAAAGTAGAAAAAGCTCAAAATCGTGAGTATGGCAAAGCGGAATTAAAGCTAACAAAAGACAGCAAAATCTTTAAAGATCTTCCGGAAGAACAAATTGTTTGGATGAGCCATGGTGACTTAGTAACAGCTGCACCTCCAGGATTTGATGTAATCGGAACAAGCGCAAGCTGTCCGATTGCTTCAATGGCAGATGAAAGTCGAGGATTTTACGGCGTTCAATTCCATCCGGAAGTACGTCACTCAATTTATGGCAATGATGTATTGCGCAAATTTGTTTACGATGTTTGCGGAATGGAAGATGATTGGTCAATGGAAAACTACATTGAATTGGAAATCGAAAAAATCCGTGAAGAAGTTGGCGACAAAAAAGTACTTTGCGCACTTAGTGGCGGAGTAGATTCTTCAGTTGTTGCGGTATTGATTCATAAAGCGATTGGCGATCAATTAACGTGTATGTTTGTGGATCACGGCCTTCTTCGTAAAGGAGAAGCAGAAAGTGTAATGAAAACTTTTGCTGATGAATTCAACATGAATGTTATTAAAATTGATGCACGTGACCGTTTCATGAAGAAACTTGAAGGTGTCACAGATCCTGAGAAAAAACGCAAAATTATCGGCAACGAATTTATTTACGTATTCGATGATGAAGCTTCGAAATTAGAAGGTATGGACTTTCTTGCACAAGGAACGCTTTACACAGACATTATCGAAAGCGGCACAACAACTGCACAAACGATTAAATCTCACCATAACGTAGGTGGATTACCCGATGACATGCAGTTTAAACTGATCGAACCGTTAAATACATTATTCAAAGACGAAGTACGCGTTCTTGGAACTGAACTTGGCATGCCTGAAGAAATTGTATGGCGTCAGCCGTTCCCAGGTCCGGGTCTTGGTATCCGCATTATGGGAGCCGTAACAGAAGAAAAATTAGAAATTGTCCGTGAATCTGATTGGATTTTACGTGATGAAATCAAAAAAGCAGGCCTTGATCGTGATATTTGGCAATACTTTACGGTACTGCCGGATCTTCGCAGCGTAGGAGTTATGGGCGATGCTCGTACTTACGATTACGCGATTGGGATTCGTGCTGTAACGTCGATTGACGGTATGACCTCTGACTGGGCTCGTATTCCGTGGGACGTCCTGGAAAAGATAAGCGTTCGCCTAGTCAACGAAGTCGATCATATTAACCGAGTGTTGTATGACATTACGAGCAAGCCACCAGCAACGATTGAGTGGGAATAA